Genomic window (bacterium):
GTTGAATAGGCGAGCAGATTTCCGTCATCACTGATCTCAAAGTCGCCAACGTCCATGAATTGTTTTCCTTCGCCGAGTTCATTCAGATCAAGCAGGATTTCCTCTGCTGCGTCCAGAGACCCTTTCTTTCTGCAATAAATCGGATACTGATTCCCTTGAACAGTCCGGCTGTAATAGAAGTACCCGTTATTTCTGTAAGGGACGGAAAGATCGGTCTCTTTGATCCTGGAAAGCATTTCTTTGTATAGTTTTTCTTGCAGCTCTTTCGTATGAGCGAGCATCTGTTCCGCGTAGCGATTCTCCGCGTTCAGATACTCAATCACCTCGGGATTCGTTTTTTCGCGCAGCCAGAAATAATTGTCGGTTACTTCATCCTGATGGATCTGAATCAGTTTTGGCTTCTTCGCTGCAACAGGCGGCTGGATCACTTCCGAAGCAAAAAGTAAGGATGCTGATAGAAATAAGGCGAAAAGTGCTTTTGCGTATTTCATGGCGTCTATTATACAAAGTAGCGCGGACGTCTCGTCTGCGCAGGCGGGACGCCCGCGCTACTTGTCGATTTTGAGCGGGGCGAACGACAATCATTAGACTTGCATTTAAGGAGGATATGATGCAAAAAATTACACCGTTCTTGTGGTTCGACGACAAAGCTGAAGAGGCTATGAACTTTTACACATCCATTTTCAAAAATTCCAAAACCGGGAGCATCGTTCGTTATGGAGATGCGGGACCGGGACCGAAAGGGAGCGTATTGACCGCGGAATTCGAGCTCGAAGGACAGAAATTTATTGCGTTAAACGGTGGCCCGCAATTCAAATTCACCGAGGCGATCTCCTTTGTTGTGAGCTGTGAAACTCAAGCAGAAATAGACGAGTTTTGGGAAAAGCTTTCCGAAGGCGGACAAAAATCACAATGTGGCTGGCTCAAAGATAGATATGGTTTATCCTGGCAGATTGTTCCTCCAATTTTGGGCCAGATGCTACGAGACAAGGATCCTGAAAAGGCGAAAAGGGTCATGGAAGCAATGCTTCAAATGACGAAGATTGACATCAAAGCTCTAAAACGAGCCTATGAAGCCTCCCCTGAATAAGGGCGAAGAGTCAATAAACGATCGTCTGTTAGGGAACTTGCCGCCGGTATTCAATGTAGGTCGCAGTTTCATCAGCAACGGCTTTTCCGAACATTTGTTCAACGATG
Coding sequences:
- a CDS encoding VOC family protein — translated: MQKITPFLWFDDKAEEAMNFYTSIFKNSKTGSIVRYGDAGPGPKGSVLTAEFELEGQKFIALNGGPQFKFTEAISFVVSCETQAEIDEFWEKLSEGGQKSQCGWLKDRYGLSWQIVPPILGQMLRDKDPEKAKRVMEAMLQMTKIDIKALKRAYEASPE